The Dehalococcoidia bacterium genomic interval AAGAGACGGTGCTTCTCAAGCAGCCGTTCATCCGCAACGGCTCCCAGACCATCGCGCAGCTAGTGCAGGGAGCGATCGCACAGACGGGCGAGAACATCCGGATCAGGCGTTTCGCGCGCTTCGAGCTCGGCCAGTAGGCGCCGGGCGATGGGCGACGGCCCCTACAAGCGCATACTGCTGAAAGTCAGCGGCGAAGCCCTCATGGGGCCGGCTGCGTACGGCATCGATCCGGCGACTGTTCGTGCCATAGCGACCCAGATCAACCGCGTCAACGAACTGGGCGTCGAGACTGCCGTCGTCGTCGGAGGCGGCAACATCTGGCGGGGCGCGCAGGTCAGCGAGACCGGCATGGACCGCGCAACCGCGGACTACGCCGGCATGCTCGCAACCGTCATGAACGCACTCGCGCTGCAGGACGCCATCGAGCAGGTGGGCGGGAGCGTACGGACGCAGACGGCCATTCCGATCCAGCAGGTCGCGGAGCCCTACATTCGACGGCGCGCGATCAGGCACCTCGAAAAGCACCGGGTCGTGATCTTTGCAGCCGGCACCGGCAACCCGTTTATGACCACCGACACCGCGGCCGCCCTTCGCGCGATCGAAATCGACGCGGAGGTGCTGCTGATCGCCAAGAACCGCGTCGACGGCGTGTACGATGCCGACCCACGCAAGAATGCCGGTGCGCGGCGGTTTGCGACGCTGTCGTATATGGACGCGCTCAGCCGCCGGCTCGAAGTCATGGACAGCACGGCACTGTCGTTGTGCATGGAAAACGAGTTACCGATCGTCGTCTTTGACGTCGGATCGGCCGAGGGCATTGTCCGTGCCGTGCAGGGTGAGGGCATCGGCACGCAGGTAGGAGCGACGGAGACGGCGCTGGCGCCTGCATGACGGGTAGAACGGGCTGAGGCGGCGGAGGCGTGATGTACCATGGAGCCGGTCGGAGGAAGCTGAGCGATGATCGACGACGCGCTCCGTGATGCGGAGCACCGGATGCAGAGCGCCATCGCTGCGCTGGACCGCGAACTGGACACAGTGCGCACCGGCCGTGCACGGCCGGCGTTGGTCGAGTCGCTGAAAGTCGACTACTACGGTGCGCCGACGCCGTTGAACCAGGTAGCGACGATTAATGCGCCTGAGCCCCGGATGATCACGATCCAGCCCTGGGATAAGACGCAGCTCGGCACTATCGAGAAGGCGATCCAGAAGTCAGATCTCGGTTTGAATCCGACGAACGACGGCAACATCATCCGCCTCGTCATTCCCGCGCTGACGGAAGACCGTCGCAAAGATCTGGTGAAGGTCGTACACAAGAAGACCGAAGATGGACGCGTAGCCGTGCGCAACGTGCGGCGTGACGCGCTGGAGGAGCTGCGTAAGCTCCAACACGACAAGCAGGTCTCCGACGACGAAGAGCGGCGCGCGCAGGAGCGGCTCCAGAAGTTGACGGACAAGTACGTCGCCGAGATCGAAAGACACGGCCAAACGAAGGAACAGGAACTCCTGGAAGTCTAGGGTTGCCGACGGGCGCCGAACGGGTCTTTGATGCGCATCAACGGGAAACGGAATGCAAAGGGCGCGACCGCTGAGCGCGAAGCGGAAGCGGCGCCCCTGCATGAGCCTACGCGCCACCCGGCACCGCCGCGTCATGTTGCGATCATCATGGACGGCAACGGGCGCTGGGCGGCGGCGCGGGGGCTCTCCCGCAACGCGGGCCATCGTGCCGGCACAGAGAATATACGGCGCATCATCCAGGCATTCGGCGAGCGCGGGGTCGAGGTGCTGACGCTCTACGCGTTCTCGACCGAGAACTGGAGCCGGCCCCGCCGCGAGGTAAACGCGCTGATCCGGCTCATCCCGCGCGTCGTAAGCCGTGAAGTGAAGGAACTGCACAAGCGCGGCGTGAAGCTCGTGCACATCGGCAGCCTCGAACCACTCTCGGCGGACCTGCGCGCAAAGGTCGAGGATGCGATTGCGCTCACCAAGGACAATAGCCGGATGACGGTAGCGCTGGCATTCAATTACGGCGGCCGCGCGGAGATCGTCGAGGCGGCGCGGCGGCTCGTGGCGTCCGGCGTGGCGCCGGAGGAGATCGATGAGGAGGTGTTTGCATCGCACCTCTTCACTGCGGGCCTTCCGGAGCCGGACTTGATCGTCCGTACCGGCGGCGAGGCGCGCATCTCCAACTTCCTGCTCTGGCAAGCGGCTTACGCAGAGTTCTACGCGACGGAGACGTACTGGCCCGACTTCGACGAAGTCGATATCGACCGCGCCCTCGACGCGTACACGCGCCGGGAACGGCGCTTCGGCGGCGTCGAAGCGCGAAATGGCGTGAAGCACCACGCGTAGGTGTTAGCGCAGCGGATCGCGACCGCCGTCGTCGGCGTCCCTCTCATCTTTCTTCTGATTCTCGTTGGCGGGAACTGGTACGTGGCGTTCGTCGCGGCGGCGCTTGCTATCGCCTCTCTGGAGTTCCAGCACCCGCGTCTTGGCTGGCTGCATCACGTGAGCCTGCTCGCGGCGGCCTTCTGCGCGGCGATGGCCAGCGGGGCGCACGTCGGGCTCAACTGGGTCCTCTGGTTCATGGCGGGCGCAATCCTGCTCACGCTCGCGGCATCGCTGATCCCGTTCGACGCAGACCGCATGCTTACGGATTGGCTGTGGACAATCGGGGGGATCGCCTACGTCGGGTTCCTGGGCAGCTTCATCGTGCTGCTGCGAGACTTCCCTAACGGCCGCGACTGGGTGTACCTGGCGCTCTTCAGCACGTTCTCCGTCGATACGACCGCCTACTTCACGGGTCGCGCATTCGGCAGCCACCCGCTGGCGCCCGCCATCAGTCCGAAAAAGACGGTCGAAGGATTTGTCGGCGGCTACGCAGGGGGCTTCGCCGCCGTGCTGCTGCTCAATTATTTCCTTGGCCTGCGTATTGAAGCGTCGCAAGCCGTCTTGCTGGGGTTAGTGTTCCCGCTCGCTGCGACGGTTGGCGACCTCGCGGAATCCGGAATCAAGCGCTCCATGCATATCAAGGACGCCAGCGAACTGATTCCCGGGCACGGCGGCGTGCTCGACAGGCTGGATTCCATCCTGTTTACGTTCACGCTGGTATACTTGTTCACACAATGGATCATCCTGTGACCGGCGTTGCAATTCTCGGGTCCACCGGCTCGATAGGACGCCAGGCACTCGATGTCATCCGCCGGCTTCCCGGGCGTTTTCGCGTCGTGGCGCTGGCCGGCGGCTCCAACCACACCCTCCTCGAAGACCAGGCGCGCGAATTTCGGCCGGCCTACGTCTGGTGCCAGGACGATGCCAGGCACATGGACGTGAAAGCTGCCGCGGGCCGGACCGCGCGCTGGGCGACGATGGAAGAGATGGCGTCGAACCCAGGCGTTGACGTGGTGGTCGTCGCGACGGCGGGCAAGGCGGGCTTGATGCCGACGCTGGCAGCGTTGCGCGCGGGAAAGGCCGTCGCGCTCGCCAACAAGGAAGTGCTGGTCATGGCCGGCCACATCGTCACGAAGGCGGCGGAAACGGGGCATGGCGAACTGCGGCCGGTAGACAGCGAGCACAGCGCCATCTGGCAATGTCTCTGGGGTGAGGACATCGCGGCCGTCGAGAAGATCATCCTGACGGCTTCGGGGGGCGCCTTCAGGGACCTTTCCGCCTCGGAGTTGGCGCGCGTGACGCCGCAGCAAGCGCTTCGCCACCCGACGTGGGACATGGGACGCAAGATCACGATCGATTCCGCGACGCTGATGAACAAGGGCTTCGAGGCGATCGAGGCGCGCTGGTTGTTTAACGTGCCGATGGATCGCATCGAGATCGTCATGCACCGCGAGAGCATCGTGCATTCGATGGTGGAGTTCAGCGATGGCAGCGTGAAGGCGCAGCTCGGCGAGCCGGACATGCGACTGCCCATTCTCTGCGCGCTCACATATCCCGACCGTACGGCCTGTGACGACGTCCCGAAGCTGCATCTCGCACGAAAGGGGACGCTGACGTTCGGAGAAACAGATCTCGGACGGTATCCGTGCCTGCGTCTCGCGCTGGAGGCTGGCGCCAAAGGCGGAACGTGGCCCGTCGCACTTGCCGCGGCCGACGAGGTCGCCGTCGAAGACTTCATGCGGGGTACGCTCGGGTTCACGGATATCGCGAAGGTGGTGGACGCGACGCTGTCGGCGCACGCCGGGCGGGCCGATCCTACACTCGACGAAGTGCTGGAAGCCGACGCATGGGCGCGGGAGTTCGCGCGTGAACATACGAAGACCCCGGCGGCGAGCCGGCACCGTTGAACCAACTCCCACGGCGCGACGTAGTACCTGACGAGGGCCCTTGGACCTACTGACCCAGTCGATCATCCCGTTCGTCATCATCCTGCTGGGACTGATCGTCCTGCACGAGGCCGGCCACTACTTCACCGCCAAGCTTTTCGGCGTGAAGGTGCTCGAGGCAGGGGTCGGGCTACCGCCACGCATCTGGGGATTCACCTGGCGCGGGACGGACTACACGATCAACGCGCTCCCGTTCGGTGCCTTCGTCCGCATGCTGGGCGAGGAAGACCCGAGCGATCCGCAAAGCCTCGCCGCGCAGGTGAAGTGGAAGCGGATCGTCATCATCGCGTCCGGCGCGGTCATGAATCTCATCGCCGCGATCGTGCTCTTCGCGGTCAGCCTCATGGTGCCGCAGGAGGTATCACAAGGTGGGGCCATCGTCACCGAGGTGATCCCGAATAGCCCCGCGCAAGAGGGCGGTCTGCAAGCAGGCGACCAGATCCTCGCGATCAACGGACGCGATGCAGAGAGCGCCCAGGACGCGAGTTACCTCGTCCGGCTCTACCAGGGGTCAAACATCGACTTCACGGTGAAGCGCACGGATCCTCGAAGCGGGCCGCAGGAACTGGTCATCGAAGACGTGTACGCACGCTGGGATCCTCCACCGTACGTCGATGAGTGTGGCGTGGAGCAGCGTCAGGGCATGACGGGCATCGGCCTGGGCGTGCGCCACGGGCAATTCGTGCCCTATAGCGCTGACGACAAGGTAGAACTGCAGAAGATCAATCGCGAGGCGTTCACCGAGTATCGTGAGAAGGTGCCGGGCGATGCGCCGGCATCGTGTTCGGACGGACGAGATTTCGGGTTCATTCCGCTGAACGCAAACCAGTGCGCCGACCTCGATGCGGACGTGCGGGCGCGTGCGGTTGCGCTGAAGAACGAACTGTTCCCCGGATCGACGGCGGACTGCTACCGGTTCGACCCGGGCCAGGACTTCGAGCCGTTCGTACGCACGCGATCGCAGCCGCCGTGGGAAGCGTTCCCGAACGCTCTGCGGCTGAGCTTCGAATCGCTCATCTACACGCGGAATACCGTCTGGAGCCTGGTCCGCGGCTTCGACACGGGTGGACCGGCGCTGGCGGGACCCGTCGGCATC includes:
- a CDS encoding phosphatidate cytidylyltransferase; protein product: MLAQRIATAVVGVPLIFLLILVGGNWYVAFVAAALAIASLEFQHPRLGWLHHVSLLAAAFCAAMASGAHVGLNWVLWFMAGAILLTLAASLIPFDADRMLTDWLWTIGGIAYVGFLGSFIVLLRDFPNGRDWVYLALFSTFSVDTTAYFTGRAFGSHPLAPAISPKKTVEGFVGGYAGGFAAVLLLNYFLGLRIEASQAVLLGLVFPLAATVGDLAESGIKRSMHIKDASELIPGHGGVLDRLDSILFTFTLVYLFTQWIIL
- the frr gene encoding ribosome recycling factor, with the protein product MDDALRDAEHRMQSAIAALDRELDTVRTGRARPALVESLKVDYYGAPTPLNQVATINAPEPRMITIQPWDKTQLGTIEKAIQKSDLGLNPTNDGNIIRLVIPALTEDRRKDLVKVVHKKTEDGRVAVRNVRRDALEELRKLQHDKQVSDDEERRAQERLQKLTDKYVAEIERHGQTKEQELLEV
- the uppS gene encoding polyprenyl diphosphate synthase; the encoded protein is MHEPTRHPAPPRHVAIIMDGNGRWAAARGLSRNAGHRAGTENIRRIIQAFGERGVEVLTLYAFSTENWSRPRREVNALIRLIPRVVSREVKELHKRGVKLVHIGSLEPLSADLRAKVEDAIALTKDNSRMTVALAFNYGGRAEIVEAARRLVASGVAPEEIDEEVFASHLFTAGLPEPDLIVRTGGEARISNFLLWQAAYAEFYATETYWPDFDEVDIDRALDAYTRRERRFGGVEARNGVKHHA
- the pyrH gene encoding UMP kinase, translated to MGDGPYKRILLKVSGEALMGPAAYGIDPATVRAIATQINRVNELGVETAVVVGGGNIWRGAQVSETGMDRATADYAGMLATVMNALALQDAIEQVGGSVRTQTAIPIQQVAEPYIRRRAIRHLEKHRVVIFAAGTGNPFMTTDTAAALRAIEIDAEVLLIAKNRVDGVYDADPRKNAGARRFATLSYMDALSRRLEVMDSTALSLCMENELPIVVFDVGSAEGIVRAVQGEGIGTQVGATETALAPA
- a CDS encoding M50 family metallopeptidase — protein: MDLLTQSIIPFVIILLGLIVLHEAGHYFTAKLFGVKVLEAGVGLPPRIWGFTWRGTDYTINALPFGAFVRMLGEEDPSDPQSLAAQVKWKRIVIIASGAVMNLIAAIVLFAVSLMVPQEVSQGGAIVTEVIPNSPAQEGGLQAGDQILAINGRDAESAQDASYLVRLYQGSNIDFTVKRTDPRSGPQELVIEDVYARWDPPPYVDECGVEQRQGMTGIGLGVRHGQFVPYSADDKVELQKINREAFTEYREKVPGDAPASCSDGRDFGFIPLNANQCADLDADVRARAVALKNELFPGSTADCYRFDPGQDFEPFVRTRSQPPWEAFPNALRLSFESLIYTRNTVWSLVRGFDTGGPALAGPVGIAQATGEVVEAGGWLPLITVAASLSMSLAILNILPLPMVDGGRLLFIFIEFIRGGRRIDPQKEALVHLAGFAAMIVLALVMTYFDLARWIGGDSLLQ
- a CDS encoding 1-deoxy-D-xylulose-5-phosphate reductoisomerase, which gives rise to MDHPVTGVAILGSTGSIGRQALDVIRRLPGRFRVVALAGGSNHTLLEDQAREFRPAYVWCQDDARHMDVKAAAGRTARWATMEEMASNPGVDVVVVATAGKAGLMPTLAALRAGKAVALANKEVLVMAGHIVTKAAETGHGELRPVDSEHSAIWQCLWGEDIAAVEKIILTASGGAFRDLSASELARVTPQQALRHPTWDMGRKITIDSATLMNKGFEAIEARWLFNVPMDRIEIVMHRESIVHSMVEFSDGSVKAQLGEPDMRLPILCALTYPDRTACDDVPKLHLARKGTLTFGETDLGRYPCLRLALEAGAKGGTWPVALAAADEVAVEDFMRGTLGFTDIAKVVDATLSAHAGRADPTLDEVLEADAWAREFAREHTKTPAASRHR